A genomic window from Chrysoperla carnea chromosome 3, inChrCarn1.1, whole genome shotgun sequence includes:
- the LOC123295767 gene encoding NADPH--cytochrome P450 reductase isoform X3 — protein MYKIYRPIAQMRNLLKTASFEYNKVFGLGNKTYEHYNEIAIYVDNRLEELGASRVFELGLGDDDANIEDDFITWKDRFWPAVCEFFGIEATGDDESIRQYKLLEHKDEIPERVYTGEIARLYSYQTQRPPFDAKNPYLAPIVVNRELHKGGGRSCMHIEFDIEGSKIRYESGDHLAVYPVNDTELVNKIGKMCNADLDTIFTLTNTDEESSKKHPFPCPCSYRTALTHYLDITMNPRTHVLKELSEYATDPAEKERLKLMASISPEGKALYQKWINEENRNIVDVLEDSPSCRPAIDHLCELLPRLQPRYYSISSSGRVYPSTIHITAVLVQYETPTNRIHKGVATSWLAQKKPDNGTTPPRVPVFVRKSQFRLPNRTQTPIIMIGPGTGLAPFRGFIQERHLSKQEGKEVGDTILYFGCRKKSEDFIYEEELKEYVEKGSLTLKVAFSRDQKEKQYVTHLLEKDSDEIWRVIGENNGHIYICGDARSMALDVRNIITKVVMEKGNMTEPQAVAYIKKMESQKRYSSDVWS, from the exons atgtataaaatctaTCGACCTATAGCACAAATGCGCAATCTCCTAAAAACCGCgtcttttgaatataataag GTTTTTGGGCTTGGTAATAAAACTTATGAACATTACAACGAAATTGCAATTTATGTCGATAATCGACTTGAAGAGCTTGGAGCTTCACGAGTATTCGAATTAGGTTTAGGAGATGATGATGCCAA CATTGAAGATGATTTCATTACATGGAAAGATCGTTTTTGGCCAGCCGTTTGTGAGTTTTTCGGTATTGAAGCAACTGGAGATGATGAAAGTATTCGTCAATACAAATTATTGGAACATAAAGATGAAATTCCAGAACGTGTATATACTGGAGAAATTGCTCGATTATATTCTTATCAAACACAAAGACc accaTTCGATGCCAAAAATCCTTATTTAGCACCAATTGTTGTAAATCGTGAATTACACAAAGGTGGTGGCCGATCCTGTATGCATATTGAATTCGACATTGAAGGTTCTAAAATTCGATATGAATCTGGTGATCATTTAGCTGTGTATCCAGTAAACGATACAgaacttgtaaataaaattggaaaaatgtgCAATGCTGATTTAGATACAATCTTTACATTAACTAATACTGACGAAGAATCAAGTAAGAAACATCCGTTCCCATGTCCTTGCAGCTACCGCACAGCTTTAACACATTATTTGGATATTACCATGAATCCTCGTACTCACGTTTTAAAGGAATTGTCTGAATATGCCACCGACCCAGCTGAGAAAGAACGGTTGAAGTTAATGGCAAGTATTTCACCTGAAGGCAAAGCTTTATATCAAAAATGGATAAATGAAGAAAATCGTAACATTGTTGATGTTTTGGAAGATTCACCATCTTGTCGTCCAGCAATTGATCATCTTTGTGAATTGTTACCACGTCTTCAACCCAGATACTACTCAATATCATCTTCAGGCCGTGTTTATCCAAGCACAATTCATATTACTGCTGTACTTGTTCAATATGAGACTCCAACCAATAGAATTCATAAGGGTGTTGCTACATCATGGCTTGCTCAGAAAAAACCCGATAATGGAACAACACCACCAAGAGTTCCAGTGTTCGTTCGAAAATCACAATTCCGTTTACCTAATAGAACACAAACACCAattattatgattggtcctgGTACTGGTTTAGCACCATTCCGTGGATTTATTCAAGAACGTCATTTATCAAAACAAGAAGGTAAAGAAGTTGGTGATACAATTTTATACTTTGGTTGTCGAAAGAAGTCCGaagatttcatttatgaagAAGAACTTAAAGAGTATGTTGAGAAAGGTAGCTTGACATTAAAAGTTGCATTCTCCAGAGATCAAAAGGAAAAACAATATGTTACACATTTACTAGAAAAGGATAGTGATGAAATTTGGAGAGTGATTGGTGAAAATAATggtcatatttatatttgtgg TGATGCTCGATCAATGGCTTTGGATGTACGTAATATAATTACTAAAGTAGTTATGGAGAAAGGAAATATGACTGAACCACAAGCAGTGGCGTATATCAAGAAAATGGAAAGTCAAAAACGATATTCATCCGATGTTTGGAGTTGA